A single genomic interval of Malania oleifera isolate guangnan ecotype guangnan chromosome 13, ASM2987363v1, whole genome shotgun sequence harbors:
- the LOC131145812 gene encoding uncharacterized protein LOC131145812 yields the protein MHNVSRDSIEMAKVIITLRSGKEVPRPEISTERQTVALTSEVAVESDEAQEKLEEVSQELKNSVDVEAETSKEYRPVVPYPQRLVVGQKNKYYTEIQEIFKQKLRDPGSPTVSIMISESRIGRALLYLGSSVNLLPFSIYEQLGLGELKKTSIVLQLADRLVKVPRGVIEDVLVQVNKFYYLVDFVVLDMHAFENDSPKQPDIFYETVPLSRELTESEGQCTEIDGSPQLLNAGYMSSWCTPSFEALDLPEVMKSSEEEVPTLELKPLPKDLKYAFIGPYEGTFHVVISSHLTLKQETELLQVLRHHRGELAGLLQTSRGLILQSVLTTSF from the exons ATGCATAATGTTTCAAGGGATTCTATTGAGATGGCAAAGGTCatcattactttgagaagtgggaagGAAGTCCCCCGACCCGAGATATCTACTGAGAGGCAAACAGTTGCCTTGACATCGGAAGTTGCAGTGGAGTCAGACGAGGCCCAAGAGAAACTAGAGGAAGTAAGCCAAGAATTGAAGAATTCAGTTGATGTGGAGGccgagactagtaaggagtaccgacctgtggtaccctatccccAGAGGTTGGTAGTTGGTCAAAAGAACAAATACTATACTGAGATTCAAGAGATCTTCAAGCAG aaacttagagatcctggttCTCCCACCGTCTCCATTATGATCAGTGAATCTCGcattgggagagctctactttatttggggagtagtgtgaacttgctaccaTTCTCGATATATGAGCAGTTGGGGTTAGGTGAGCTAAAGAAAACCTCCATTGTACTACAGTTGGCTGACAGATTAGTGAAGGTACCACGGGgtgttattgaggatgtattggttcaagtcaACAAATTCTACTACCTggtggactttgtggttttggatatgca tgcatttgagaatgactctCCCAAGCAGCCTGATATTTTTTATGAGACAGTTCCTTTGTCTAGAGAGTTGACAGAATCTGAGGGGCAGTGCACggagatagatggttcccctcagtTGTTAAATGCAGGTTATATGAGTAGTTGGTGTACGCCAAGTTTTGAAGCTCTTGACTTACCAGAAGTCatgaagtcatcagaagaagaagtcCCTACACTTGAGTTGAAGCCACTACCTAAAGACTTGAAATATGCTTTTATAGGTCCATATGAGGGCACATTCcatgtggtaatttcttctcatcttACTTTGAAGCAGGAAACTGAGTTATTGCAAGTATTGAGGCATCATCGAGGAGAATTGGCTGGACTATTGCAAACATCAAGGGGATTGATCCTGCAATCTGTACTCACAACATCTTTCTAG